DNA sequence from the Cystobacter ferrugineus genome:
AGTGCTTCCAGTACTCCCAGCCCTTGATGACCAGGAACCCCAATCCCAGAACCATGGCCGCCAGCAGCGCCACCCCCATCCAGAACGCCCTCCCGCTCCGGATGTAGTGCACCGCCAACGCCACGCACAGACTGCTCGTCACCAGCAGCAGCGTCTGTACCGCGGCCCACCCCGCCGCCAGGTGGTGGCTCGCCTCGACGAAAACCTCCGGGTAGTAATAGCGATACACCGCGTACCCGACGAACAGGTTCGCGAACAGCAACACCTCCGAGCCCAGGAAGATCCACATCCCGAGCTGCGCCGCCTGGCTCTGGTTCTCCCGGCTCCCGAAATACTCCCGCCAGGGCGTCGTCTCAGTAGACATGGGGCGCCTCGGACACGGTGTAGTCGTGGACCTCGCGCTCGAAGCGCGGCGGCTCGCGGAAGTTGTGCGGCCCGGGCGGCGAGGCACTGAACCACTCGTACCCGCGCGAGCCCCAGGGACTCGCCGGACTCACCTTCCCGTAGCGCAGCGACCACAAGAGGTAGATGCCAATCAGCCCGAAGCCAAACGCCAGCAGCGACGCGCCCGCCGTGCTCAGCACGTTCAGCCACTGCATCTCGCTCGGGTATTGGTAGTAGCGCCGAGGCATCCCCATGTTCCCCAACAGGAACTGCGGCAGGAACGTCACGATGAAGCCGAAGATGATGGTGCACGCCGCCACGAACGCCCAGCGCTCGGGGAACAGCCGTCCGAACATCTTCGGCCACCAGTAGTGCAGCGCCGCCAGGAAGGCCATCAGCACCGAGCCCACCATGATGTAGTGGAAGTGCGCCACGATGAAGTACGTGTCGTGCCAGTGCACGTCCAGCGACGTGGTCGCCACCGCCACCCCCGTCATCCCTCCGAACGTGAGCAGGAAGATGAACCCCAGCACGTAGAGCAGCGGCACCTTCAAGTCGATGGCGCCCCCATACATCGTCGCCACCCAGTTGAAGATCTTGATGGCCGTGAAGATGGCCACCAGCATGCTCAACACTCCGAAGATGCCCGAGCCGAACGTGGACTGGCCCGACACGAACATGTGGTGCCCCCACGAGAAGAACCCCACGAACGCAATGCCAAACGTGGACGCGGCGATCATCCGGTAGCCGAAGATGTTCTTCCGGCTGAAGGCACACACCACCTCGCTGATGACCCCCATCGCCGGCAGCACCATGATGTAGACCGCCGGGTGCGAGTAGAACCAGAACATGTGCTGGAAGAGCACCGGGTCTCCCCCGCGCGTGGGATCGAAGATACCCACGCCCGCCACCCGCTCGAGCGCCACCAGCACCAGCACCATCGCGAGCACCGGCGTCGCCACCACCTGGATGACCGACGTGCCGTAGATGGCCCACACGAAGAGCGGAATGCGCGACCAGTGCATCCCCGGCGCCCTCAGCGTGTGCGTCGTGGTGAT
Encoded proteins:
- a CDS encoding cbb3-type cytochrome c oxidase subunit I; protein product: MNPSMAGSLAEPDYLNHETTVRSWLLTRDHKRIGVMFLVLVIFALLLGGTFAMLLRIELLTPGPTIMGPMTYNRVFTLHGVTMVWLFMIPAIPSAFGNFVLPLMLGAKEVAFPRLNLASVYIYAAGAALTLFGMVWSGADTGWTFYTPYSTTSPTAVTPILLGVFIIGFSTIITGLNFITTTHTLRAPGMHWSRIPLFVWAIYGTSVIQVVATPVLAMVLVLVALERVAGVGIFDPTRGGDPVLFQHMFWFYSHPAVYIMVLPAMGVISEVVCAFSRKNIFGYRMIAASTFGIAFVGFFSWGHHMFVSGQSTFGSGIFGVLSMLVAIFTAIKIFNWVATMYGGAIDLKVPLLYVLGFIFLLTFGGMTGVAVATTSLDVHWHDTYFIVAHFHYIMVGSVLMAFLAALHYWWPKMFGRLFPERWAFVAACTIIFGFIVTFLPQFLLGNMGMPRRYYQYPSEMQWLNVLSTAGASLLAFGFGLIGIYLLWSLRYGKVSPASPWGSRGYEWFSASPPGPHNFREPPRFEREVHDYTVSEAPHVY
- a CDS encoding cytochrome c oxidase subunit 3 family protein; protein product: MSTETTPWREYFGSRENQSQAAQLGMWIFLGSEVLLFANLFVGYAVYRYYYPEVFVEASHHLAAGWAAVQTLLLVTSSLCVALAVHYIRSGRAFWMGVALLAAMVLGLGFLVIKGWEYWKHWTEGALPGEYYRLAELPERGGSLFFTLYFLLTGLHAVHMLVGLSVLGWLVWGALVGRYTAEYHVPVEVGGLYWHLVDVFWLFIYPLLYLVE